A stretch of the Blastocatellia bacterium genome encodes the following:
- a CDS encoding response regulator, with amino-acid sequence MSNSLRVIIVDDERPARMFLTSLLKEFDDVEIVAEASNGIEAVELIELHEPDLVLLDLQMPGLDGFGVVKSLKKRQMPLIAFVTAYDEYAVRAFELNAIDYLLKPVEKARLKETLLRAYEFSISTNIQKQEEENLDQSLKDYELSSQLTPLERIPIKNRDEIIIVPVNQIASVVADGELLCITTISNESYVINYRLKNLELRLDPAKFVRLGRGALVNIDTIAKINQIPDGTYMVTLTNNQQIKVSRIQSRPLRERLLRL; translated from the coding sequence ATGTCTAATAGCTTAAGAGTAATTATTGTTGATGATGAACGACCTGCAAGAATGTTTCTAACTTCGTTACTAAAAGAATTTGATGATGTTGAGATAGTTGCTGAGGCTTCTAATGGAATAGAAGCAGTAGAACTAATAGAACTGCATGAACCAGATTTAGTTTTGCTAGATTTGCAAATGCCTGGCCTAGATGGATTTGGAGTAGTAAAAAGCTTAAAAAAAAGACAGATGCCTTTAATTGCTTTTGTTACAGCTTATGATGAATATGCTGTACGGGCTTTTGAGCTAAATGCTATTGATTATTTGCTAAAACCTGTTGAAAAAGCTAGGTTAAAAGAAACTCTTTTGCGTGCTTATGAATTTTCAATTAGTACAAATATACAAAAGCAAGAGGAAGAAAATTTAGACCAAAGCCTAAAAGATTATGAACTCTCTTCGCAATTAACCCCGCTTGAACGAATACCAATAAAAAATAGAGATGAAATTATAATTGTACCTGTTAATCAAATTGCTTCAGTTGTTGCAGATGGCGAATTACTATGTATTACAACTATAAGCAATGAATCTTATGTTATTAATTATAGGCTAAAGAATTTAGAGCTAAGATTAGATCCTGCTAAGTTTGTTCGCTTAGGTCGTGGAGCTTTAGTCAACATTGATACAATTGCTAAAATTAATCAAATTCCTGATGGTACTTATATGGTGACTTTAACCAATAACCAGCAAATTAAAGTTAGTCGTATACAGTCTAGACCTTTAAGAGAAAGACTTCTAAGGCTGTAA
- a CDS encoding ankyrin repeat domain-containing protein, with protein sequence MLDFGLAKLRDSVSPEIIKAIVEEPNIEVTKNTSNASNSINKEMVSAITQVQDVDREACTEIHNVSKEEQNTIITENTLDKDIIRTNKIPTARLTQVGMVLGTPLYMSPEQCAGSIIDTCSDIYSLGIITYQMLTGVTPFVGDSYDLIDKHMKVEAPFIKQHNDSIPKSVANIVMSALAKKPEQRPISAKALAIALRSSADGEVPILEKAQEVYIKKRFTFARIAMLLYIPAILLSYFLSLLHISLFLLSFPILMFANTLNIAACALVLEKYSDSAVSLRSLFSTLIKYFLELSKSSIQSFLSILLGLIKLIIPGIQTYFGNAFYPILVVLEEKKAATALADSKNLVNRLRYIVTTIELGNLLLTLFTVILIFFAVRLSKLSFFFPIFTNTIFGLYLAIIAITCLSYSRYSIAMYFIYLKSRQIKGEVFKDISEGGFEFEQIAKRTKTLYRKTGEQLVKTLLKQVGTFISLSGIVFIFIFVSFISYNLITSGNSLVAAAQTGNLNSVKDMIAKGANVNQEGSFGITPLFIAAQAGHTDIVKELLDNGAEVNLTITTIGNFTPLMIAIQSNRIEITKLLILRGANVNARAERDITPLMFATENGNIELVKMLVEAGAEINAKDKDNNTALKMATLKKNFDIVNFLKAAGAKE encoded by the coding sequence GTGCTTGATTTTGGTTTAGCTAAACTTCGAGATTCTGTCTCTCCAGAAATTATTAAAGCAATTGTAGAAGAACCTAATATAGAAGTTACTAAAAATACTTCTAATGCTTCTAATTCTATTAACAAAGAAATGGTATCTGCTATTACACAGGTGCAAGATGTTGATAGAGAAGCTTGTACAGAAATACATAATGTTTCCAAAGAAGAGCAAAATACAATTATTACTGAAAATACCCTAGATAAAGATATTATAAGAACTAATAAAATTCCAACAGCAAGACTAACACAAGTAGGGATGGTTTTGGGAACACCTCTTTATATGTCTCCAGAACAATGTGCAGGTTCAATTATTGATACTTGTTCAGATATATATAGCCTAGGAATAATTACTTATCAAATGCTTACAGGTGTGACTCCATTTGTTGGAGACTCTTATGATTTGATAGATAAACATATGAAGGTTGAAGCACCTTTTATTAAGCAACATAATGATAGCATACCAAAATCTGTTGCTAATATAGTTATGTCAGCACTTGCTAAAAAGCCTGAACAAAGGCCTATTTCAGCAAAGGCCCTTGCTATTGCCTTACGGTCTAGTGCAGACGGAGAAGTTCCTATACTGGAAAAGGCACAAGAGGTTTATATTAAAAAACGTTTTACTTTTGCCCGTATAGCAATGCTTTTGTATATTCCTGCTATCTTACTCTCATACTTTTTAAGTCTATTACATATATCATTATTTTTGTTATCTTTTCCAATATTGATGTTTGCTAATACATTAAATATAGCTGCTTGTGCTTTAGTTCTTGAAAAATACTCTGACTCTGCTGTTAGTTTACGTTCTCTTTTTAGCACACTTATCAAATATTTTTTGGAACTCTCTAAAAGCTCTATACAAAGTTTTCTTTCTATCTTACTAGGTTTAATAAAATTAATTATTCCTGGTATCCAAACCTATTTTGGAAACGCTTTTTATCCTATTTTGGTTGTGTTGGAAGAAAAAAAAGCTGCAACTGCACTTGCTGATTCAAAAAATTTAGTAAATAGATTGCGCTATATAGTAACAACAATAGAGTTAGGAAATCTCCTTTTAACTCTTTTTACAGTAATTTTAATTTTTTTTGCAGTACGTTTATCAAAGTTAAGCTTTTTTTTCCCCATTTTTACAAATACTATATTTGGACTTTACTTAGCTATAATTGCAATTACTTGTTTAAGTTACTCTCGTTATTCTATTGCGATGTACTTTATCTACTTAAAATCACGTCAAATTAAAGGAGAAGTGTTTAAGGATATTTCTGAGGGCGGTTTTGAATTTGAACAAATAGCAAAACGAACAAAAACGCTCTATAGAAAAACAGGTGAACAGCTAGTTAAAACATTGTTAAAACAAGTGGGTACGTTCATTTCCTTATCAGGAATTGTCTTTATTTTTATTTTTGTTTCATTTATATCTTATAACCTTATTACTAGTGGAAATAGTTTAGTAGCTGCTGCACAAACAGGGAATCTAAATTCTGTTAAGGACATGATAGCTAAAGGAGCAAATGTTAATCAGGAAGGTAGTTTTGGTATTACACCTCTCTTTATTGCAGCACAAGCAGGACATACAGATATAGTTAAGGAACTTCTTGATAATGGCGCAGAAGTTAACTTAACAATAACGACTATAGGTAATTTTACCCCATTAATGATTGCTATACAGTCAAACCGAATTGAAATTACAAAGTTGTTAATTCTTCGAGGTGCAAATGTTAATGCACGGGCTGAAAGAGATATAACTCCTTTAATGTTTGCTACAGAGAATGGCAATATTGAACTAGTGAAAATGCTTGTAGAGGCTGGTGCTGAGATAAATGCAAAAGATAAAGACAATAATACTGCTCTAAAAATGGCTACTCTAAAAAAGAATTTTGATATAGTTAATTTTCTTAAAGCCGCTGGAGCAAAAGAATAA
- a CDS encoding rhodanese-like domain-containing protein — MIIKKVNLLIVLVVLCLATASVSLANTANYQFINMLTDNNNNTSNTVQMISVAELKAKFDKKESVVILDVRGGDYASSTTKIKGAIRVAPGEVEKHLKDIPKDKMIITYCSCPTEGGAITAAQVLLNNGFKQVYVLKGGWPAWNTANGLVEPK; from the coding sequence ATGATTATTAAAAAAGTAAATTTGCTTATTGTATTAGTAGTTTTATGTCTTGCTACAGCTTCTGTTAGTTTAGCTAATACAGCTAACTATCAGTTTATCAATATGTTAACGGATAACAACAACAATACAAGCAATACTGTTCAAATGATTAGTGTTGCAGAATTAAAGGCAAAGTTTGATAAAAAAGAATCAGTAGTTATTTTGGATGTACGCGGCGGAGATTATGCAAGCAGTACAACAAAAATCAAAGGTGCTATAAGAGTTGCACCAGGTGAAGTAGAAAAGCACTTAAAAGATATTCCTAAAGATAAAATGATTATTACTTATTGCAGTTGTCCAACAGAGGGTGGTGCTATTACTGCTGCTCAAGTGCTACTTAACAATGGGTTTAAGCAAGTGTATGTGCTAAAAGGTGGTTGGCCTGCTTGGAATACAGCTAATGGATTAGTTGAGCCAAAATAA
- a CDS encoding MerC domain-containing protein translates to MNNNAPEKISKIGIWASYACAVHCVLMPFVGGLLPFVGLGFLTNHWVETGFIFFSIVIGSISLIYSYVRIHKKIKPLLVFFAGMGLLISSQILFEHESKIELPIVGLGAVFIAMAHLINRKLSREYIVCNSHIP, encoded by the coding sequence ATGAATAATAATGCTCCAGAAAAAATTAGCAAAATAGGTATTTGGGCTTCTTATGCTTGTGCTGTTCATTGTGTGTTAATGCCTTTTGTTGGTGGGCTACTGCCCTTTGTTGGGCTTGGATTTTTAACAAATCATTGGGTAGAAACAGGGTTTATTTTTTTCTCAATTGTAATAGGAAGTATTAGCTTGATTTATAGCTATGTACGTATTCATAAGAAAATTAAGCCTTTATTGGTATTTTTTGCTGGTATGGGGTTACTTATTAGCTCACAAATATTATTTGAACATGAATCAAAAATAGAATTACCAATAGTAGGTTTAGGAGCAGTATTTATTGCTATGGCTCATTTAATCAACCGCAAATTATCTCGTGAATACATAGTTTGCAATTCTCACATTCCATAA
- a CDS encoding serine/threonine protein kinase, which produces MFESTQFIGLVIDEKYQIKSLLGQGGMGAVYLALHLGTTRLVAVKVIAPQFMTNQHFVERFKREAQATGQLRHPNVVNITDFGFSFLGQKRVAYLVMEYLDGCSLADLLKKKGHLSLELTVEIVEQICSAIDKAHQQGIIHRVLSLIIFG; this is translated from the coding sequence ATGTTTGAATCAACTCAGTTTATTGGCTTAGTGATAGATGAAAAATACCAAATCAAAAGTCTACTTGGTCAAGGTGGAATGGGAGCAGTCTATCTTGCTTTACATTTAGGAACAACACGTCTTGTAGCAGTAAAAGTTATTGCTCCGCAATTTATGACTAATCAACATTTTGTTGAACGTTTTAAGCGTGAAGCTCAAGCTACAGGGCAGTTACGGCATCCAAATGTTGTTAATATTACTGATTTTGGATTTTCTTTTCTTGGACAAAAAAGAGTTGCTTATTTGGTAATGGAATATTTAGATGGTTGTTCTTTGGCAGATTTATTAAAGAAAAAAGGACATTTGTCACTAGAATTAACAGTAGAAATAGTTGAACAAATTTGCTCGGCTATTGATAAGGCACATCAACAAGGTATTATTCATAGAGTCTTAAGCCTGATAATATTTGGTTAG